A portion of the Halogeometricum sp. S1BR25-6 genome contains these proteins:
- the pan2 gene encoding proteasome-activating nucleotidase Pan2, with protein MSRSPSLPERPRLDLDPEMSDAERLSALRQHFERLTEVNRELDDRLSEATDRRDDLQDEVDQLKRRNETLKTSSLYIATVEEVTDDGVVIKQHGNNQEVLTDTSPHLESQVEAGDRVAINDSFAIQSVLDDETDSRAQAMEVDASPDVTYDDIGGIDEQVREVREAVEDPLTNPEMFEKVGVEPPSGVLLHGPPGTGKTMLAKAVANETDATFIKMAGSELVRKFIGEGSRLVRDLFELAADREPAVIFIDEIDAVASKRTDSKTSGDAEVQRTMMQLLSEMDGFDDRGEIRIIAATNRFDMLDEAILRPGRFDRLIEVPNPGPEGRVKILEIHTKEMNVADGVDFEELAEELDGYSGADIASLTTEAGMYAIRDERTEVRREDFDDALEKLRDSEESTSIPGLTDYQY; from the coding sequence ATGTCTAGAAGCCCCTCGCTTCCCGAACGTCCTCGGCTCGACCTCGACCCCGAGATGTCGGACGCCGAACGGCTGTCTGCGCTCCGGCAGCATTTCGAGCGTCTCACCGAGGTCAACCGAGAACTCGACGACCGCCTCTCGGAGGCGACAGACCGTCGGGACGACCTACAAGACGAGGTCGACCAACTGAAGCGTCGCAACGAGACGCTGAAGACCTCCTCGCTGTACATCGCGACGGTCGAGGAGGTCACCGACGACGGCGTCGTCATCAAGCAACACGGCAACAACCAGGAGGTTCTCACCGACACCTCCCCGCACCTCGAATCGCAGGTTGAGGCGGGCGACCGGGTGGCCATCAACGACTCGTTCGCCATCCAGTCCGTCCTCGACGACGAGACGGACTCGCGCGCGCAGGCGATGGAGGTGGACGCCTCCCCCGACGTGACGTACGACGACATCGGCGGCATCGACGAGCAGGTCCGCGAGGTCCGCGAGGCCGTCGAGGACCCCCTCACGAACCCCGAGATGTTCGAGAAGGTCGGCGTCGAACCGCCGTCCGGCGTCCTCCTGCACGGCCCGCCAGGTACCGGGAAGACGATGCTGGCGAAGGCCGTCGCGAACGAGACGGACGCGACGTTCATCAAGATGGCCGGCTCCGAACTCGTCCGGAAGTTCATCGGCGAGGGCTCGCGCCTCGTCCGCGACCTCTTCGAACTCGCGGCCGACCGCGAACCCGCCGTCATCTTCATCGACGAGATAGACGCCGTCGCCTCGAAGCGCACGGACTCGAAGACGTCCGGCGACGCCGAGGTCCAGCGCACGATGATGCAACTGCTGTCCGAGATGGACGGCTTCGACGACCGCGGCGAGATTCGCATCATCGCGGCGACGAACCGCTTCGACATGCTGGACGAGGCCATCCTCCGGCCGGGCCGCTTCGACCGCCTCATCGAGGTGCCGAACCCCGGCCCCGAGGGTCGCGTGAAGATTCTGGAGATTCACACCAAGGAGATGAACGTCGCCGACGGCGTGGACTTCGAGGAACTCGCCGAGGAACTCGACGGCTACTCCGGCGCCGACATCGCCTCGCTGACGACGGAAGCGGGCATGTACGCCATCCGCGACGAACGCACCGAGGTCCGCCGCGAGGACTTCGACGACGCCCTCGAGAAACTGCGCGACTCCGAGGAGTCGACCTCGATTCCCGGTCTCACCGACTACCAGTACTGA
- the infB gene encoding translation initiation factor IF-2: MSDTDADADAPPATESNALRTPIVAVLGHVDHGKTTLLDKIRGSAVSEGEAGAITQHIGATAVPLETVSQMAGSLVKPEDFDLPGLLFIDTPGHHSFSTLRSRGGALADIAIVVVDVNDGFQPQTLEALDILKRTGTPFVVAANKIDTTPGWNPQDGSPIQGSYEGQSESARGRLDENLYEIIGNLSDEGFSADLYWRVQNFQKNVGVVPLSAMTGEGIPDLLAVLMGLSQRYMKEEMEIDVSGPGAGTVLEVKEERGFGATVDVVLYDGSVREDDVIVVGGVNGPIVTEVRALLQPRPNAEIRTEKRFDKVDEVRAAAGIKIAAPDLDDAMAGAPIRVVRDRSEEEVIDDVTSELAEIEVDTADEGVVVKADTLGSLEAMANALKEAEVPILRAEVGDVAPRDVAVASTAREDEHKVILGFNVDVLPNAEDELDGAEVRLFSDDVIYQLVEEYEEFVEERQRAQQETVLDKIIRPCRFRILEDHVFRQSGPAVVGVEVLSGTLKNNTNVAKWEGSKPTRVGQLSGIQEQGEDVSEVRAGNRVSIAIDGPTVGRQIEEGDELWTELPEKHAKILEQELSDEIPADELEALTGYLDKHRQRDPFWGK; encoded by the coding sequence ATGTCTGACACCGACGCCGACGCTGACGCCCCTCCCGCAACCGAATCGAACGCACTCCGGACACCCATCGTCGCCGTTCTCGGGCACGTCGACCACGGCAAGACGACGCTGCTCGACAAGATACGCGGCTCGGCGGTCTCGGAGGGCGAAGCGGGCGCCATCACCCAGCACATCGGCGCCACGGCGGTCCCGCTCGAAACCGTCTCGCAGATGGCCGGGAGCCTCGTCAAACCGGAGGACTTCGACCTGCCGGGACTCCTGTTCATCGACACGCCGGGGCACCACTCCTTTTCGACGCTCCGGTCGCGCGGCGGCGCCCTCGCCGACATCGCCATCGTCGTCGTCGACGTGAACGACGGCTTCCAACCGCAGACGCTCGAAGCCCTCGACATCCTCAAGCGCACGGGCACGCCGTTCGTCGTCGCCGCGAACAAGATAGACACGACGCCGGGGTGGAACCCCCAGGACGGGTCGCCCATCCAAGGGAGCTACGAGGGCCAATCCGAGAGCGCCCGCGGGCGACTCGACGAGAACCTCTACGAGATAATCGGGAACCTCTCGGACGAGGGGTTCTCCGCCGACCTCTACTGGCGCGTCCAGAACTTCCAGAAGAACGTCGGCGTCGTCCCCCTCTCGGCGATGACTGGCGAGGGCATCCCGGACCTCCTGGCCGTTCTGATGGGCCTCTCCCAACGCTACATGAAAGAGGAGATGGAGATAGACGTCTCCGGTCCCGGCGCGGGGACGGTCCTCGAAGTGAAAGAGGAGCGCGGGTTCGGCGCGACGGTCGACGTGGTGCTGTACGACGGGAGCGTCCGCGAGGACGACGTCATCGTCGTCGGCGGCGTCAACGGCCCCATCGTCACCGAGGTGCGCGCCCTCCTGCAACCCCGTCCGAACGCCGAAATCCGAACCGAAAAGCGGTTCGACAAAGTCGACGAGGTGCGCGCGGCGGCCGGGATAAAGATAGCCGCGCCGGACCTCGACGACGCGATGGCGGGCGCGCCCATCCGCGTCGTCCGCGACCGGAGCGAGGAGGAGGTCATCGACGACGTCACCTCCGAACTGGCCGAGATAGAGGTCGACACGGCCGACGAGGGCGTCGTCGTCAAGGCCGACACGCTCGGTAGTCTGGAGGCGATGGCGAACGCCTTGAAGGAGGCCGAGGTGCCCATCCTCCGCGCCGAGGTGGGCGACGTCGCGCCGCGCGACGTGGCCGTCGCGTCGACGGCCCGCGAGGACGAACACAAGGTCATCCTCGGGTTCAACGTCGACGTCCTGCCGAACGCCGAGGACGAACTCGACGGCGCCGAGGTGCGCCTGTTCAGCGACGACGTGATATATCAGCTCGTCGAAGAGTACGAGGAGTTCGTCGAGGAACGCCAGCGGGCACAGCAGGAGACGGTGCTGGACAAGATCATCCGCCCCTGCCGGTTCCGCATCCTCGAAGACCACGTCTTCCGGCAGTCCGGCCCTGCCGTCGTCGGCGTCGAGGTGCTCTCGGGCACGCTGAAGAACAACACGAACGTCGCCAAGTGGGAGGGGAGCAAGCCCACCCGCGTCGGCCAACTCTCGGGTATCCAAGAGCAGGGCGAGGACGTCTCGGAGGTCCGCGCCGGCAACCGCGTCTCCATCGCCATCGACGGCCCCACCGTCGGTCGGCAGATAGAGGAGGGCGACGAACTGTGGACCGAGTTGCCCGAGAAGCACGCGAAGATACTCGAACAGGAACTCTCCGACGAGATTCCGGCCGACGAACTCGAAGCGCTGACCGGCTATCTGGACAAGCACCGCCAGCGCGACCCCTTCTGGGGGAAGTAG
- a CDS encoding deoxyuridine 5'-triphosphate nucleotidohydrolase: MTGDTDSLARTFLAPEISIVGATAAKLSVRCHRSAGGEHPESPLAIRRLRTGRTTSPPGAERQRFASPRTLPGMFRSGAFVADHVEPTADSQVQPNGVDLTLESVLEQVSPGRLGVDGKRIGDRESVSLDDGVYVLPPGGYVLQYAETIAIPEGHVGFLYPRSSLMRNSCMLNTAVWDAGYEGRGEGLLQVHYDVELEPGARVAQLVLARANHDGVYDGSYQGERVGSTER, from the coding sequence TTGACGGGCGATACTGACTCGCTGGCGCGAACGTTTCTCGCCCCCGAAATCAGCATCGTCGGCGCTACCGCGGCCAAACTGTCCGTACGTTGTCACCGTTCCGCGGGGGGAGAACACCCGGAATCTCCGCTCGCGATTCGACGGCTACGGACCGGTCGCACCACGTCCCCGCCCGGCGCGGAACGACAGCGCTTTGCGTCTCCTCGAACGCTCCCCGGTATGTTCCGTTCAGGCGCGTTCGTCGCCGACCACGTCGAACCGACGGCCGACTCGCAGGTCCAACCGAACGGCGTCGACCTGACGCTGGAGTCGGTGCTCGAACAGGTCTCGCCGGGGCGACTGGGCGTCGACGGGAAGCGAATCGGGGACCGCGAGTCCGTCTCCCTCGACGACGGCGTCTACGTCCTCCCGCCGGGCGGGTACGTCCTCCAGTACGCCGAGACGATAGCCATCCCCGAGGGGCACGTCGGGTTTCTCTACCCCCGGTCGTCGCTCATGCGCAACTCCTGCATGCTCAACACGGCCGTCTGGGACGCCGGATACGAGGGGCGGGGGGAGGGTCTGTTGCAGGTCCACTACGACGTCGAACTCGAACCCGGCGCGCGCGTCGCTCAACTGGTCCTCGCGCGGGCGAATCACGACGGCGTGTACGACGGAAGCTACCAGGGCGAACGCGTCGGTTCCACCGAAAGATAG
- a CDS encoding pyruvoyl-dependent arginine decarboxylase — translation MSTIYVVRGVGTAPTKMASYDAALAAANVHNYNLVAVSSVIPAEATVEAVDAAPDLGPAGNRLTVVQARATTGGVGTVSAGLGWTTGPGPGLFYEASGENPDAVRRAVEEGLDAGRGLREWTFEDERVSLATAENDGEGYTTAVALAAYGRSESIL, via the coding sequence ATGAGCACCATCTACGTCGTCCGCGGCGTGGGTACCGCCCCCACGAAGATGGCGTCCTACGACGCCGCCCTCGCGGCGGCCAACGTCCACAACTACAACCTCGTCGCCGTCTCCTCGGTCATCCCCGCGGAGGCGACGGTCGAAGCGGTCGACGCCGCCCCGGACCTCGGACCGGCGGGCAACCGACTCACCGTCGTCCAGGCGCGGGCGACCACCGGCGGCGTGGGCACCGTTTCGGCGGGTCTCGGGTGGACGACCGGTCCCGGTCCGGGCCTGTTCTACGAGGCGTCCGGCGAGAACCCCGACGCGGTCCGCCGCGCCGTCGAGGAGGGTCTCGACGCGGGTCGCGGCCTCCGCGAGTGGACGTTCGAGGACGAACGCGTCTCGTTGGCGACCGCCGAGAACGACGGCGAGGGCTACACCACCGCCGTCGCACTCGCCGCCTACGGACGGAGCGAGTCCATCCTTTAG
- a CDS encoding DUF5811 family protein, which produces MNGNNPYAGAPGVVDAGRPEESELSTSEVRHLREAVAGIVSRTQTYLPEGYAVGSELSYGSNGPQATVAVHPPIGRPISAGFTPDEEDLESGLTDDDRDEVARGLAASAAFQVMSAVGDDLTPTAR; this is translated from the coding sequence ATGAACGGAAACAACCCTTACGCGGGCGCGCCCGGTGTGGTGGACGCGGGTCGTCCCGAGGAATCGGAACTCTCGACGTCGGAGGTACGGCACCTCCGCGAGGCCGTCGCCGGAATCGTCTCGCGCACGCAGACGTACCTCCCCGAGGGCTACGCCGTGGGCTCGGAACTCTCCTACGGGTCGAACGGGCCGCAGGCCACCGTCGCCGTCCACCCGCCGATCGGTCGACCCATCAGCGCCGGGTTCACCCCGGACGAGGAGGACTTGGAGTCGGGCCTCACCGACGACGACCGCGACGAAGTGGCCCGAGGCCTCGCCGCCTCCGCCGCGTTCCAGGTGATGAGCGCCGTCGGCGACGACCTGACGCCAACTGCCCGATAA
- a CDS encoding PRC-barrel domain-containing protein, whose amino-acid sequence MADVLAENLSGKAVMGADGTELGMLYNITMNLKTGTLHDLLVSPHEEVRSEKIPFDRDEDGRFRVPVSSVQAVKDYIVVQR is encoded by the coding sequence ATGGCCGACGTACTCGCCGAGAACCTCTCCGGGAAGGCCGTCATGGGGGCCGACGGGACGGAACTCGGGATGCTGTACAACATCACGATGAATCTGAAGACCGGGACGCTGCACGACCTGCTCGTCTCGCCGCACGAGGAGGTCCGCTCGGAGAAGATTCCCTTCGACCGGGACGAGGACGGGCGCTTCCGCGTTCCCGTCTCCAGCGTTCAAGCCGTAAAAGACTACATCGTCGTCCAGCGTTAA
- a CDS encoding NOB1 family endonuclease, translating to MQVLDSSAFIHEYHTDDQTASIPLVAEELEGEASFRFDAMEGAGMHIHIPASGTVEKIRRAAGETGDRETLSDTDIRLLAAAFELDATLVTDDYAMQNVAERVNVAVNAIAQDGIEEQRDWRFQCQGCGREFDEQKERCPICGSDLARKNPA from the coding sequence ATGCAGGTTCTCGACTCTTCCGCGTTCATCCACGAGTATCACACCGACGACCAGACGGCCTCGATTCCCCTCGTCGCAGAGGAACTGGAGGGCGAGGCCTCCTTCCGCTTCGACGCGATGGAAGGGGCGGGGATGCACATCCACATCCCCGCGTCGGGTACCGTCGAGAAGATTCGCCGCGCCGCCGGCGAGACGGGCGACCGGGAGACGCTCTCGGACACCGACATCCGCCTTCTGGCCGCCGCCTTCGAACTCGACGCCACCCTCGTCACCGACGACTACGCGATGCAGAACGTCGCCGAACGGGTCAACGTGGCGGTGAACGCCATCGCGCAGGACGGTATCGAGGAGCAACGCGACTGGCGGTTCCAGTGTCAGGGCTGCGGGCGCGAGTTCGACGAACAGAAGGAGCGTTGTCCCATCTGCGGCAGCGACCTCGCGCGAAAGAACCCCGCGTAG
- a CDS encoding PAS domain-containing sensor histidine kinase, with the protein MNSLPPEVYPLILHETPNPTVVTDESFAIVDVNQACLEFTGYSREEMLGTLPLFLVNDPQTYEAMTARLAVGEPWEGELEAVTKSGERAYGRGTTFPLVDDGELVGYTGIFIDLSARRRSEQTVSVLNRVLRHNVRNDANVVGGVLSTVRDAVPAEERELVDQAIRRVDRLLERAETARDLHELLERSSSALVPVDLTATVEAVVDDVGGGGQATHAVRADEATFHLDLPDSPLWVLADEALPRAVGAVVENAVEYNDAEEATVWLSATATDAAVTLTVEDDGLGIDADRSEYLFGRTEESQLRHGQGLSLFFVDRLLAFYGGSVRYRPRDPTGSAFELRFRRTDSPAGD; encoded by the coding sequence ATGAATTCGCTCCCGCCCGAAGTCTACCCGCTGATACTCCACGAGACGCCGAACCCGACGGTGGTGACCGACGAGTCGTTCGCCATCGTCGACGTGAATCAGGCCTGCTTGGAGTTCACCGGCTACTCCCGCGAGGAGATGCTCGGGACCCTCCCGCTGTTTCTCGTGAACGACCCCCAGACGTACGAGGCGATGACCGCCCGCCTCGCTGTCGGCGAACCGTGGGAGGGGGAGCTGGAGGCGGTCACGAAGTCCGGCGAACGCGCCTACGGCCGCGGGACGACGTTTCCGCTCGTCGACGACGGCGAACTGGTCGGCTACACGGGCATCTTCATCGACCTCTCGGCGCGGCGCCGGAGCGAGCAGACGGTCAGCGTGCTGAACCGGGTGCTCAGACACAACGTCCGGAACGACGCGAACGTCGTCGGCGGCGTGCTCTCGACGGTGCGGGACGCCGTCCCGGCCGAGGAGCGCGAACTCGTCGACCAGGCGATACGCCGCGTCGACCGACTGCTCGAACGCGCCGAGACGGCCCGCGACCTGCACGAACTCCTCGAACGCTCCTCGTCGGCGCTCGTTCCGGTCGACCTCACTGCGACGGTGGAGGCGGTCGTCGACGACGTCGGGGGCGGGGGGCAGGCGACGCACGCGGTGCGCGCCGACGAGGCCACCTTCCACCTCGACCTCCCCGACTCCCCTCTCTGGGTGCTCGCGGACGAGGCGCTTCCCCGCGCTGTCGGCGCCGTCGTCGAGAACGCCGTCGAGTACAACGACGCCGAGGAAGCGACGGTGTGGCTGTCGGCGACGGCGACGGACGCGGCGGTGACGCTGACCGTCGAGGACGACGGACTGGGTATCGACGCCGACCGCTCGGAGTATCTGTTCGGCCGCACCGAAGAGTCCCAACTCAGGCACGGACAGGGACTCAGCCTCTTTTTCGTCGACCGACTGCTGGCGTTCTACGGCGGGTCAGTGCGCTATCGGCCGCGCGACCCGACGGGCAGCGCCTTCGAACTTCGGTTCCGGCGGACCGACTCCCCCGCCGGAGACTGA
- a CDS encoding aconitate hydratase, protein MGQTLTEKILDDHLVEGELEPGEEIGIEIDQVLTQDTTGTMVWLQFEALELDEIQTELAAQYCDHQTYQFDFKNTDDHRFLRSAAGTYGAHFSRPGNGICHNVHKENFAAPGKTLLGSDSHTPTPGGLGELAIGAGGLDISVAMGGGAYYVEMPEVVNIRLEGELPEWATAKDVILHLLRELSVKGGVGKVFEYTGPGADSLTVPERTTITNMGTELGATSSIFGTDEKTKDYLARQDREDEYVELSPDEDAEYADQITVDLSDLEPLIAKPSMPDNVVPVSEVAGESVDQVIVGSCTNGGYEDILPAAKMLEDREVNKKTEMIVAPGSKQASEILARQGWTAEMMAAGVNFSEATCGACIGIGHVPASDSVSLRTFNRNFEGRSGIEDDSVYLCSPEVAAAAALKGEIVDPRDLADELGDMEAPGIELPDKYDGSKADLISPDEAVDDELIKGPNIGNAPIGEPLEADIRGEALLKMEDNITTDHIIPATSDILKFRSNIEKLSEFTLSRVDDTFAQRAMDSDGGVLVAGENYGQGSSREHAAMCPQFLGIEAVLAQSFARIHKANLFNFGILPLAIDEETYEKIEQGDDIEVVTDVAEAVNAGEDEFTVRVNDDWEATATLNASERERRILAAGGKLRLTKEQYAEEDGSGATPADD, encoded by the coding sequence ATGGGACAGACGCTTACGGAGAAAATTCTCGACGATCACCTCGTCGAAGGGGAACTCGAACCCGGAGAGGAGATCGGAATCGAGATCGATCAGGTCCTGACACAGGACACGACTGGGACGATGGTCTGGCTTCAGTTCGAGGCGCTCGAACTCGACGAAATCCAGACGGAACTGGCGGCGCAGTACTGCGACCACCAGACCTACCAGTTCGACTTCAAGAACACCGACGACCACCGCTTCCTCCGTTCGGCGGCGGGCACGTACGGCGCGCACTTCTCGCGCCCCGGCAACGGTATCTGCCACAACGTCCACAAGGAGAACTTCGCCGCGCCCGGCAAGACGCTCCTCGGGTCGGACTCGCACACGCCGACGCCCGGCGGTCTCGGCGAACTCGCCATCGGCGCCGGCGGTCTCGACATCTCCGTCGCCATGGGCGGCGGCGCCTACTACGTCGAGATGCCGGAGGTCGTCAACATCCGCCTCGAAGGTGAACTCCCCGAGTGGGCCACCGCGAAGGACGTTATCCTCCACCTGCTCCGCGAGCTCTCCGTGAAGGGCGGCGTCGGCAAGGTGTTCGAGTACACCGGTCCCGGCGCGGACTCGCTGACCGTCCCCGAGCGGACGACCATCACCAACATGGGTACGGAACTCGGCGCGACGTCCTCCATCTTCGGCACGGACGAGAAGACGAAGGACTACCTCGCCCGGCAGGACCGCGAGGACGAGTACGTCGAGCTCTCGCCCGACGAGGACGCCGAGTACGCCGACCAGATCACGGTCGACCTCTCGGACCTCGAACCCCTCATCGCCAAGCCGTCGATGCCCGACAACGTCGTGCCCGTCAGCGAAGTCGCGGGCGAGTCGGTCGACCAGGTCATCGTCGGTTCCTGTACGAACGGCGGCTACGAGGACATCCTCCCGGCCGCGAAGATGCTCGAGGACCGCGAGGTCAACAAGAAGACCGAGATGATCGTCGCGCCCGGTTCGAAGCAGGCCTCCGAGATTCTCGCGCGACAGGGTTGGACCGCCGAGATGATGGCCGCCGGGGTCAACTTCTCCGAGGCGACGTGCGGTGCCTGCATCGGCATCGGTCACGTTCCGGCCTCCGACTCCGTCTCGCTGCGGACGTTCAACCGGAACTTCGAGGGTCGCTCCGGCATCGAGGACGACTCCGTCTACCTCTGCTCGCCGGAAGTCGCCGCCGCCGCGGCGCTGAAGGGCGAAATCGTCGACCCGCGCGACCTCGCCGACGAACTCGGTGACATGGAAGCGCCCGGCATCGAACTGCCCGACAAGTACGACGGCTCGAAGGCCGACCTCATCTCGCCCGACGAGGCCGTCGACGACGAACTCATCAAGGGTCCGAACATCGGTAACGCGCCCATCGGCGAGCCGCTTGAGGCCGACATCCGCGGTGAGGCCCTCCTGAAGATGGAGGACAACATCACCACGGACCACATCATCCCGGCCACCTCGGACATCCTCAAGTTCCGCTCGAACATCGAGAAGCTCTCGGAGTTCACGCTCTCGCGCGTCGACGACACGTTCGCGCAGCGAGCGATGGACTCGGACGGCGGCGTCCTCGTCGCCGGCGAGAACTACGGTCAGGGCTCCTCGCGCGAGCACGCCGCCATGTGCCCGCAGTTCCTCGGCATCGAGGCCGTGCTGGCGCAGTCGTTCGCCCGCATCCACAAGGCGAACCTGTTCAACTTCGGCATCCTGCCGCTCGCCATCGACGAAGAGACCTACGAGAAGATAGAGCAGGGCGACGACATCGAAGTCGTCACCGACGTCGCAGAGGCCGTCAACGCCGGCGAGGACGAGTTCACCGTCCGCGTGAACGACGACTGGGAGGCCACCGCGACGCTCAACGCCTCCGAACGCGAGCGCCGTATCCTCGCGGCCGGCGGTAAGCTCCGCCTCACGAAGGAGCAGTACGCCGAAGAGGACGGTAGCGGCGCGACGCCCGCCGACGACTGA
- the rimI gene encoding ribosomal protein S18-alanine N-acetyltransferase gives MADVTVRGAERADLLDVLRIEKRCFTEPWPYTAFESFLEEPGFLVAEREGSVVGYVVADVMPNHGRDIGHVKDIAVAPEARGLGLGRCLLRRGLLSLSFSGAAVVKLEVRVGNDPALSLYRDVGFDPAQRVPSYYADGEDAYLMMLDLSEWHG, from the coding sequence CTGGCGGACGTGACGGTCCGCGGGGCGGAGCGCGCGGACCTGCTGGACGTGCTTCGCATCGAGAAGCGCTGTTTCACGGAGCCGTGGCCGTACACGGCGTTCGAGTCGTTCCTCGAGGAACCTGGCTTTCTCGTCGCCGAACGGGAAGGGAGCGTCGTCGGCTACGTCGTCGCCGACGTGATGCCGAACCACGGCCGCGACATCGGCCACGTCAAGGACATCGCCGTCGCCCCCGAGGCGCGCGGCCTCGGCCTCGGGCGGTGCCTCCTCCGGCGCGGACTCCTCTCGCTGTCGTTCTCGGGGGCCGCCGTCGTCAAACTCGAAGTTCGCGTCGGGAACGACCCGGCGTTGTCGCTGTACCGGGACGTCGGGTTCGACCCCGCTCAGCGGGTCCCCTCGTACTACGCCGACGGCGAGGACGCCTACCTCATGATGCTCGACCTGAGCGAGTGGCACGGCTGA